AGTGTTTTCGTTTAGAGAAGCATTTTCTTGGAACAAAACTTATTGTGAAGTAACGTGCCTTTTTTCCTATAAAATTATCTTCCGTCTGaattccaatccaaactaatcagtTACATCACGGCTATTCTAGAATCGAGAATTCAGAATAAGGGTTGTTTTCCAATTGCACAATAATAAACGTCAAccgcttctctctctcacacaagcaATGAGTATACCATTCTAAAATGCTGTAAAACtaaattgcaatattaatgtgaaCCGTTTCAGTTCGGGAGATGGCAATTATCGCTCCCATTTTAGTAGCTTTGGCCAGAAACTCTTAGGAAGGGATAAAGAGAGACTACGGTGTAGTTAAGTGGATGGTCCATAGTGGAAGGCAACTAACCCATAAATTCGAAATTAATTAAATGCATAGCTATTTGGGTTTGGGAATATTCATTAATATCCTGTTAAATACTGCAGTGTCGCTGTTGGCTGATGGGGAAAGTTTGTGCGGTAATGTAAACTTTTTTCCCCAGTCTTTAGCAAGAAAAAAATGGAATGTGACATCTTGTTGGTAATTGTATAATAGTTGCACCCTTCTGTAAGGAGGTGGTGTGAAGTAATAATTGCTTTACAATGACAGCAACAAATTAATCTGACTTTTGGCTCCATTaggatattatttttaaaaaacaatcaaaTGTGTTCAATCTCGAAAGATATTACTTGCATTGAAGCTGGTATCACATCATCTTTATTGGTTTTGGGTGTAGAgtgtatgattttttaaaaacatcaaaATCAATAGCTAACTTCCAGTAGAAACATTTTAGATAAGTTCTATGTCGTTTTAATGTATTCCTGTATCCACATTATCTAAAAATTTCAAAAATGTTCACTTTTTTTCCTTTCAGATACCTATTTCTTGAATCAATCTGGCAATGACTTTATTTTTCTGGAGGAATTCTTAGAAGAAAGGACGTGCCAACATCTAGCTAAACAGATAGAGCACTGCCTGTCTACCTCAAAGAAATCCCAGCTACACTGCCAGGAGCTCTTGATCCCCCAGTACATGAGTAGGAGGATAGCCCGAGATGTACTTAGAATGGCTGCCAGTGAACCCTGTGGACTGCGTGGTGCAGTGATCTATGTTAATCTTGAGCACGAGAGCACAAGTAAGAAGTTGGGCAAAATCGTGTATGACAGCAGTGTCATTCCTACCTTTGAACTGACACTTGTTTTTAAACAGGATAACAACAGCTGGCCCAGTCTGAGTGATTTCTTCTCCATAGGGGCTTGCTTCACACATGCATCAAGAAGGGTACTGAAACTTAGTCCAGGCTTT
The Mustelus asterias chromosome 16, sMusAst1.hap1.1, whole genome shotgun sequence DNA segment above includes these coding regions:
- the LOC144505140 gene encoding DNA damage-inducible transcript 4-like protein isoform X1, with amino-acid sequence MVMMYVQTFGGTSPYSKRTSPAGDEGDGVVQLMKKLLQHSFAGEAVTSSKTINHGESPFERHYNIDDESLVPGADTYFLNQSGNDFIFLEEFLEERTCQHLAKQIEHCLSTSKKSQLHCQELLIPQYMSRRIARDVLRMAASEPCGLRGAVIYVNLEHESTSKKLGKIVYDSSVIPTFELTLVFKQDNNSWPSLSDFFSIGACFTHASRRVLKLSPGFRLVKRKLYSSVGPIVEEC